GCATGGTCTATTCCAAATAAAGCAGTCAGTTCATGTCCCATTGCATGTACTGCCCAGTCTGTAGGAACTCCTTTTTGGATCAGTCCATTCAAAGCCATGGTACAGCTCCACATAAAATTAGCTGCAGCCTCATAATCAGTGGGGTTAGCAATCACCTTTGGTCCTACTTCGATTAATGTCTGCATGATGCTTTCTGAAAAACGATCCTGCAGGTGTGCTCCTGCCGGATAGGTCATGTATTGCTCCAACACATGCGTAAAGGCATCTGTAATGCCATTTGCCAGTTGCCGTTTTGGTATAGATTTAATGACTTCAGGATCCAGGATTGAAAACTCCGGAAACAGCCCTGGACCACCCATACCCAGTTTCTCCTGAGTCTCTGCCCGGGTAATCACTGCACCAGAATTCATTTCTGAACCTGTTGCCGGCAAGGTTAACACCGAACCAAAGGGCAATCCCCACTCCGTTCTGATATTTTTTGACAGGATATCCCATGGATGCTCACCAGGAAACACTGCTGCAGCAGACAGGAATTTTACCCCATCAATAACTGAGCCTCCTCCTACTGCCAGCATATAAGTGATATTTTCTTCTTTAATCACTCTCAAAGCCTGCATTAACACTTCGTATTCCGGATTTGCAGGCACCCCGCCAAACTCCAGCACTTCAAAGCCTTTCAATGCACTAATCACCTGATCATATACCCCATTGCTTTTAATGCTTCCTCCACCGTAAACCAACAGTACTTTTGCACCTGGGGGAATTTCTTTACTTATCTTTTCTATTTGCCCTTTTCCAAAAATGATTTTGGTTGGGTTTTTAAATTCAAAATTTAACATGCTATAGGATTAAAAGGTAAAATTATCATCCATAGATTATAAATCCAATGCATGTACCTGCTTTATTGCTTACTGAATGTCATATTACCCAACGAAATTCATCTTACTCCACTCTTTGCATCAGCATTTTTCTCGTTCCGGCTTCCAGCTCCTGCTTCCAGAGCCTTCTATCCAGCTCATCGATATAATAATTGCTCAACATTCCAGAAATCTCATCAGAGACGCTCAACACCCACACTTTTCTTAATCCTGATTTCTGACTTTGGTAGGTTCCTTTTTTTACCTCCTTTACTGAAGCACTAATGACTCCCCTTTTGCCTGCGGAATTATATTCAAAAATGGAGATTTCCTGTTGATATCCTTCTTTTAAAGGCAACCACCTGAGCAACGTAGGATATAGATTTCCATCAAAATAACCCGCTTTTGAAACTTCATTGATATCAGTTTTCAGCTTTTTAATTTTGTCATTGTAGAATCCGGTTACAGTATCCCCAAAACGAAGCACCATATCGCGTTGTGGATTGAAAGAAGAATGATATAGCGGTTTTAAATCTTTGCGAAAAGCAACAGTAGTATCTACCCAGGTTCCCTGCATTTGCTTCATTCCAACTTCTGTAATGACCATTACCTTTTCTTTATCCAATAAAATTCTATTGGTAACCGTTCCTATTTCAAATTTCGAAGTATCTTTCAAAGCATACCATTTCATTTGGAACTGTTCATTTTTAATCCATTTTTCAGTGCCATTTTTTTGTGAAGGAACAAGTTTATCCTGGGCACTTAAAGAAAACGTTGTCAAAAGCAGTAAAAAAGTAATTGATAATCTCATCATCAGATCGGTTTTAGTTTCAGCTATAAGACTGATTTACTGACCAGTTGTTACATATATACTCTTGAACAAGTATACAAAAAATCATGGAACATAGCCTTGAAAACGATACGTCAGAGGAAGCTGATTTAGAATGAGGTTCCTCTGGTGTTTTTTAAATACTCAGCATATTCCGTTTGGGTATCTTTTGCCATGGTAAATTCGGGTGAAATAAAGGAAAGCGCCTTGATTACCTCTGGATTTGAGGTTACATTCAACGCCCTCACTCTGGGCATTTCCGGTATTCTAAATTCCGTATGGTCATGAAAAATTACCGTTACGATCGTTCCGCAATCACTCCCATCCGGATATTTTATAGCGGTCCATATCCAGCGTTCTCTATGATGCTCCTCCCCCCATTCTCTGGAAATGTTTAAATTTCCAGGCAATCTTGGCCGCATACGGAAACCCGACTTCCTGAGTTTCTGAACAACAGGCTCCAGAAGGAGCTGAAAATACACCCCATAAGCCGCTTCAGACATTTCCTCATAAGCCTTTAATAACTTCAGGGGATGGTTCCTCAGGATGACATCCCAGTTTTGTTCCATATGTTCCTGAATAAATATGGCAATGGAGCTAATAGAGCTTTCCGCATTGATTGTATTCATAATTTTTAAGTTTATTTCCGAACAAACCTCCCTGTTTTTTTCCTTATTTTGCCTTTATATACTTTTTCCTCTATAAAGAAAAAATACACAAACAACTGATAAACAAATAATTAATTTTACAACTTGAAAGATTTCATCCATCAAAACAAAATATATTACAGTCCGGTTGAATTTGCCATGGCCCATATTGGAGGAGTCTGGAAGATGCCAATTATTTTATGTCTGGGAACACAGGCATTAAGATATGGGGAGCTAAAGGAAAGAATTAAACACATTTCAGACAAGATGCTCATTACCCAATTACGGGAATTGGAAGAAAGGGGGATGTTGAGCAGAACTGCCTACCGGGAGAAACCTCCAAGAGTAGACTATCAGCTTACCGAAAGAGGAGTACAAGCATTACCGGTGATTCATCAGCTCCATAAATATGGCCAGACGCTGATGCAGCTGGAAGGAATAAATACTTAAAGCAATAGCGGCGTTTCTTTGATCGTATCCATTACAAATATGCTTTTGGTTTGTGCTATTCCTGAGATTTCGCTCAGCTTGTTTACGGAGAAATAATGAAAGCTTCCCATACTTTCCACCACAATTTTGAGCATAAAATCGAAATCTCCGGAAATGTTGTAGCATTCAGTGACCTCCTTAAATTCCAATACCGCATCTATAAATTCCTGCGCAGCTCTTTTATTGTGCTCCTTGAGTGAAATCTGAACGATGACTGTAATTCCTTTATTGATTTTCCGGTTATCCAGTAGCGCTACATATTTTCTGATTACTCCCTCTCTTTCCAGACGCTTGATCCTTTCATGGGTTGGCGTTGGACTCAGGTGTACTTTTGAAGCAATTTCACGGATAGTCAGCTTCGAATTTTCCTGTAGCAGCTTCAAAATTTCATAGTCTTTATCATCTAATGTTACCTGAGCGTGTCCGGCTTGTTCTGTTTGAGCTCCCATATTTAAGACCAAAATAACTTTTGTTCTGTGAACTTAGCAAAATTTAATCATTTGTTCTAAATAATACGAACTTATTTTTACTCTGTTTCACCACGCATACCTTTGTAAGAAAATTATACTTTATGATTCAAAGAAAGAACCTGATCCTTGCCATCGCCTCTGTTGGTATATTTGTAGAAGCCCTCGACATTGCCATTGTCAACCTGGCTATTCCATCTATACAATCAGATTATGGCTTAAGCAGTGATAAGGTACAGTGGTTACAAACGCTTTATGTGTTGTTATACGGCGGATTTCTAATCATTGGCGGAAAACTTTCTGACCTCATTGGTAAAAAGAACATTTTTATTGCAGGTTCTGTTATATTTCTGCTTACGTCTTTGGGGGCCGGGCTCGCTCCTTCTTTTGAAATGCTCGCTTTTTTCCGGGCAGCTCAGGGGATCGGTGCTGCATTGATTATGCCATCTGCATTTTCTATCGTCACCCATACTTTTACTGAGCCCAGAGAACGTGCCAAGGCTATTGGTATATTCAGTTCTTTTGCCGCCATCGGATCGGGAAGTGGTTTAGCTCTGGGCGGTATCATCACCACCTTTTGGGGTTGGCAATGGGTATTTTTCATCAATGTCCCTGTTTTAACTGCAATTATTATCCTTTCCTGGTATTATTTAACTGCTGATCCGATAAGAAAAGTCAAACCAAGACCTGATCTTATTTCCGGTTTCTTATTGGTCCTTGTTTTATTGATGCTTAGCTATGGAGTTCATGAGCTGGGCAGGATACGGGAACATTACTTCCTGTTGATGGCATTGACAATTGCAGTAATTGCCGGAACCAGGGTGATTCTACAGCGCTTAAAAGGGCAAAAGGAACCCTTAATAGATAGTTCTCTTTTCCGCTCAAAAGCCACAGTGACCGGTATAGGGGTGTTTATGCTTCTTGGAGCATACTTTACTGGGTATATGTTTATTTTATCTCTTTTATTACAGAAAGACATGCATTTTACAGCTGCAAAAGCAGGAATTACCCTTGTGCCTTTCAGTCTTTTGTCTGCACTTTTCGCCAAATTTGTTTTGCCACCACTCATGAAAAGGCTCAATGTCTGGCAGACGGGTGTCTTTGGAATGTCTCTGATGGTAGGTGGTGCAGGTTTTCTGCTGGGTTCTGTATTGATGAACCATAACCTGATTTTATTGCTTTGTTCTGCAGCTTGTGTTTCCGGATTGGGAATGACCATTTGTTATACCAGCTTATCGGTAATTTCTGTACAGGGGATTCCGCCACAGCATTATGGCCTGGCATCCAGCTTAGCTACCACCTCTTACTTTCTGGGAGGAGGAATAGGACTATCTGTTCTTTCTTTATTCATTATCGCTAAGGGTCCCGGAAATTCGGTCAGCAATTCGTCTATTATTGTGCTTTGTATATACGCGATTGCGGCGTTAGCCTGGCTGGCTTCCTATACAAAAAAACATGTCGCACTGGAACGTCCGTCTCTGGCCGGAGAATAACATTATTTGCTGTTCAGCCAGTCTTCAGCGAAATCCGGATCGGTAAAAAACTGTGTAACGACATTCCCAACGGCAATGTCTACACTTTTTTTCGCCGACAGCCGACTGAACATACTTGGCGAATAGATCCAGGCAAAATACTTCAACCCTGCTTTTTCAATCATTGGAAACCAGACCTCTCCTGTCCATTCGGCCGCTTCAGACCAGGTGCCCAAAACATTCCTGTTGTCGTTCAGGATTTTGCTGCATTGGTTGTCCTTCAGCATCTCCAGCAGCTTCATTCCACCATGTTGTACGGATTCAAAGCTCTGAAAGCCGGTCCAGTCTACATCCAGACGTCTGTGCTCCTGATGATAAGCGATCGTAATATGATCATCTTTATAATAAAGGGGCTTTTGAATAATCGGCTTTGAAGATCTTGTTTTGGAAAGCGGAAGCCTGAAATAAAAGGTAGAACCTTCTCCCAGCCTGCTTTCCAGCCAAAAGCTCCCCTGATGACGTTTTAATATCTCTGAGGAAATAAATAACCCCAGGCCAAGTCCTTCAAACCTCAGCGCAGAATTGTCTACACGGTAATAACGTTCAAACAGGCGTTGCAAGTCATTGCTGGCAATTCCAATTCCAAAGTCCTGTACAGAGACCATCACGTTGCCCTGCTGAAGCCGACTGTTGATCAGCACCTTACCTCCACCCGGCGAATATTTGACCGCATTGCTTAGAAAATTATTCAATACCTGTTCAATTCTAAAACGGTCTCCTGTATAGTTCACTTCCACCTTTTCCTGCAGCACCAGCTCATGGTCAGGAGAAATATACTGGACACTTTCTACACTTTCCTCCAGCATCTGACCGAAATCAAACTCAGTCATAGAATAAGTCATCTTACCGGCATTAATCTTGGTTACATCCAGGAGGTCGCTGATGAGCTTTTCCAATCGAAAGATATTGGCGGCAGATTTCTCCACAAAACCTTGTAGCTTCCCCATGTCGTTCGTCTTTTTCATCAGCTGATTGAAAGCCTTGATGGTGGTCAGCGGAGTTTTAAGCTCATGACTGGCGATAGAAAGAAATTCGTCCTTTTTCTGTTCATTACTTTTTTGAAGATCGATATTGGTGTTCGTTCCCATCCATAACCTTAAGGTCCCATTTTCAATCAACGGGATCGCTTTGCCTAGAAACCATTTATACGCTCCGTCCCACATCAGCAGACGAAATTCTACCATATACTCCACCTGGGTTTGCAATGCTTTTTTCCAGGCTTTCACACAACCTGGAAGATCTTCAGGGTGTACAAAACTCTCCCAGCCCAGTTCTTTAAGTTCGGCTGCATTTTTACCAAAATCAAAACAGCAGATCTGGTTCACATAGTTGATAACGCCCTCAGCTGTAGCCGTCCAGACCTGCTGAGGCATCGCATTTAAAAGAAAGCCGAGATGCTTCTCACTCGCCCATAACTCTTTTTCACGTTGTTCCACTCCCTTTTTTGCTCGAACCAGGTCAGTGACGTCAAAACTATGCTGAACAATATACTGAACCTCTCCCTCCTCATCTGCAAAAGGGGTATGGGTGATGTCCATATACCGCTGCCTGTTATGGGTTTTGTTGCCCGAATCGGGCAATTCCTGTCGTATTAAAGGCAATTGATGTGGTTTTCCTGTGCTGAGTACTTCCTGTAGGGAAGCTGCAAATCCAAGTTCATAAGGAACTGCGGGATCGGGAGGAAAAACATCAAAAATAAATCTCCCGGTGATTTCGGCGCGGTTCAGCGCCTTTGCTTTTAAATAAGAATCGCTGGCAGTAAGGATGATAAGCTCAGCTGAAAGAACAAGGTACATACCTGGTACAGTTTCGTAAGCGCTTAAAAGTTCAGGTGTGGGTAAAGTTCTATCTTTCATATCTTATAAGTGGTATAGCTTACAAGACTCATACCATTTACGCCAAAATGCGGGTATTTTCTACATCATTAACTCTCAGCTGAATTCTTTTCTACAATACTTTGCCTATTTTTACACCATGTTACTACCATTCGGCAAGACGCAATTCAGTAACCTTTTTAAAAGGACGATCTATTTTCTCATTGGTCCTCCGGGACATTTCAAATTGGAGAATCAGGTATTCAATTCTATCTGTGTCATTGCGATCATTATTGTCGGATATAATGTCCCTTTCAGCTACTATACGGGATTAAAAATAGGGACACTGATATTTTCGCTGCTGTTATTTACTTTTTGCTTCACTTATTACCTTGCACGCTATAGAAAACAACTCAAATTCAGCATTATCATTTCGTCGGTGATGGTGTTATTGATGTTAGGCAGTAACTATTTCTTTAATGCGGGAATCAGGGGCCCTTCATTACTCTCCTTCACCCTTGCCTTTTTCCTGATTATGATCATCTCACCCAGGAAACAATATGGTTTATGGACACTCCTGTCTTTAGCCACAGGCCTTGGCCTGCTGCTTTTTGAGTACAATCACCCACAATATATTCAAAGCGCCTATAGCGGCCAGTCTGCCATGTTCATTGATATGGCCTCCACATATACCATTAATATCTTTGTCATATTTATCGGTTTATATTACCTCAAGACGGCCTATTACAGGGAAAAAAGATCTGCCGAGGCGAAGGCATTGATGCTGGAAAGGATGAACCATGAAAAAACAAAATTCTTCTCCATCATTTCACATGACTTGCGCTCCCCTCTGGCTTCCATCCAAAGTTATATGGA
This region of Pedobacter steynii genomic DNA includes:
- a CDS encoding DUF6022 family protein gives rise to the protein MNTINAESSISSIAIFIQEHMEQNWDVILRNHPLKLLKAYEEMSEAAYGVYFQLLLEPVVQKLRKSGFRMRPRLPGNLNISREWGEEHHRERWIWTAIKYPDGSDCGTIVTVIFHDHTEFRIPEMPRVRALNVTSNPEVIKALSFISPEFTMAKDTQTEYAEYLKNTRGTSF
- a CDS encoding iron-containing alcohol dehydrogenase; the encoded protein is MLNFEFKNPTKIIFGKGQIEKISKEIPPGAKVLLVYGGGSIKSNGVYDQVISALKGFEVLEFGGVPANPEYEVLMQALRVIKEENITYMLAVGGGSVIDGVKFLSAAAVFPGEHPWDILSKNIRTEWGLPFGSVLTLPATGSEMNSGAVITRAETQEKLGMGGPGLFPEFSILDPEVIKSIPKRQLANGITDAFTHVLEQYMTYPAGAHLQDRFSESIMQTLIEVGPKVIANPTDYEAAANFMWSCTMALNGLIQKGVPTDWAVHAMGHELTALFGIDHARTLAIIAPSHYRYNFEAKKEKLAQYGQRVWGVNEGSIEKIATVAIAKTEAFFHSMDIKTTLAEYTDDYQGTAEKISERFTERGWLGLGEHKTLSPSDVQKIVEMSY
- a CDS encoding winged helix-turn-helix transcriptional regulator, giving the protein MKDFIHQNKIYYSPVEFAMAHIGGVWKMPIILCLGTQALRYGELKERIKHISDKMLITQLRELEERGMLSRTAYREKPPRVDYQLTERGVQALPVIHQLHKYGQTLMQLEGINT
- a CDS encoding MFS transporter, with protein sequence MIQRKNLILAIASVGIFVEALDIAIVNLAIPSIQSDYGLSSDKVQWLQTLYVLLYGGFLIIGGKLSDLIGKKNIFIAGSVIFLLTSLGAGLAPSFEMLAFFRAAQGIGAALIMPSAFSIVTHTFTEPRERAKAIGIFSSFAAIGSGSGLALGGIITTFWGWQWVFFINVPVLTAIIILSWYYLTADPIRKVKPRPDLISGFLLVLVLLMLSYGVHELGRIREHYFLLMALTIAVIAGTRVILQRLKGQKEPLIDSSLFRSKATVTGIGVFMLLGAYFTGYMFILSLLLQKDMHFTAAKAGITLVPFSLLSALFAKFVLPPLMKRLNVWQTGVFGMSLMVGGAGFLLGSVLMNHNLILLLCSAACVSGLGMTICYTSLSVISVQGIPPQHYGLASSLATTSYFLGGGIGLSVLSLFIIAKGPGNSVSNSSIIVLCIYAIAALAWLASYTKKHVALERPSLAGE
- a CDS encoding Lrp/AsnC family transcriptional regulator — its product is MGAQTEQAGHAQVTLDDKDYEILKLLQENSKLTIREIASKVHLSPTPTHERIKRLEREGVIRKYVALLDNRKINKGITVIVQISLKEHNKRAAQEFIDAVLEFKEVTECYNISGDFDFMLKIVVESMGSFHYFSVNKLSEISGIAQTKSIFVMDTIKETPLLL
- a CDS encoding PAS domain-containing sensor histidine kinase — protein: MKDRTLPTPELLSAYETVPGMYLVLSAELIILTASDSYLKAKALNRAEITGRFIFDVFPPDPAVPYELGFAASLQEVLSTGKPHQLPLIRQELPDSGNKTHNRQRYMDITHTPFADEEGEVQYIVQHSFDVTDLVRAKKGVEQREKELWASEKHLGFLLNAMPQQVWTATAEGVINYVNQICCFDFGKNAAELKELGWESFVHPEDLPGCVKAWKKALQTQVEYMVEFRLLMWDGAYKWFLGKAIPLIENGTLRLWMGTNTNIDLQKSNEQKKDEFLSIASHELKTPLTTIKAFNQLMKKTNDMGKLQGFVEKSAANIFRLEKLISDLLDVTKINAGKMTYSMTEFDFGQMLEESVESVQYISPDHELVLQEKVEVNYTGDRFRIEQVLNNFLSNAVKYSPGGGKVLINSRLQQGNVMVSVQDFGIGIASNDLQRLFERYYRVDNSALRFEGLGLGLFISSEILKRHQGSFWLESRLGEGSTFYFRLPLSKTRSSKPIIQKPLYYKDDHITIAYHQEHRRLDVDWTGFQSFESVQHGGMKLLEMLKDNQCSKILNDNRNVLGTWSEAAEWTGEVWFPMIEKAGLKYFAWIYSPSMFSRLSAKKSVDIAVGNVVTQFFTDPDFAEDWLNSK
- a CDS encoding sensor histidine kinase, translating into MLLPFGKTQFSNLFKRTIYFLIGPPGHFKLENQVFNSICVIAIIIVGYNVPFSYYTGLKIGTLIFSLLLFTFCFTYYLARYRKQLKFSIIISSVMVLLMLGSNYFFNAGIRGPSLLSFTLAFFLIMIISPRKQYGLWTLLSLATGLGLLLFEYNHPQYIQSAYSGQSAMFIDMASTYTINIFVIFIGLYYLKTAYYREKRSAEAKALMLERMNHEKTKFFSIISHDLRSPLASIQSYMELFKMDILTEEEKEMMEKKLTNAVTGTQEMLDNMLSWSKAQLNDGRVNMELNNLSRALQPVINIQIMAAKEKKIKLTHQIDPSMAVMSDIHMLQLIVRNIIGNAIKFTPEEGLIQLTVSKSAKNCLIKVQDNGNGIPKENKAEIFSLKAQSTYGTANEKGIGLGLFLCREYTQAQGGKIWYESQVGIGTTFYISIPLDEEAF